The DNA segment ATCCGAGAAAACCAGGCGCACGGCGTAAGAGCCGACGGCCTTGGCGCCCGTGACGGTCACGTCGTGGAATGGGTGCTCCCTGCCATCGATGGACGACCGGATATGCTGAGCCGCTCGGCTGAGTGCGCGCAACCGAGAAGCAGGTAAGAGGGAGAGACTGCCGTCATCCCATGTGATGGCCAGGGATCGGCGTTCGGCGTTGATCCTGATTTCCGAAGGTATCATGGCGTTTCCTGATCATTCGACGCCATTGTAGGAACCAGTGCCGGTTCGACACGCAATAAATTGCCTGCTGCTGCGCAGCCAAGAAAGGGCGTCCTTGTTTCCGGGTGCCGAAGTCTTAGCGACTGGCGGCGTTTCAATGGCTCAGCCCTCGAGGCTGGGAGAGGATGTTTCTCGAACGGGGCTTCGAGATCGATCACAGCAGGACTTACCAGTGGATGCTGGCCTAGCCGGATGAGGGAAAAGCGTTCGCATCAATTTCGTCGACGAGGTGGAGGCC comes from the Mesorhizobium shangrilense genome and includes:
- a CDS encoding gamma-butyrobetaine hydroxylase-like domain-containing protein; translated protein: MIPSEIRINAERRSLAITWDDGSLSLLPASRLRALSRAAQHIRSSIDGREHPFHDVTVTGAKAVGSYAVRLVFSDGHDRGIYPWRYLREIADTQA